A window of the Diorhabda carinulata isolate Delta chromosome 1, icDioCari1.1, whole genome shotgun sequence genome harbors these coding sequences:
- the LOC130901672 gene encoding uncharacterized protein LOC130901672 yields the protein MNAIKRFHKLESKLINDTVIRQQYSEFMREYEKLGHMTKVPTWATEVDGKGVFYLPHHGVVKDSATTKLRVVFDASAKTGNGISLNNTLMVGPTIQEDLFAIIIRFRQHNVAMVADIEKMYRQVEIVEEQRDLQRIMWRSDPNLPLEVYTLNTVTYGTAPASFIAI from the coding sequence ATGAATGCGATTAAAAGGtttcacaaattagaaagtaaactgATCAATGACACAGTCATACGTCAACAATATTCGGAGTTCATGAGGGAATATGAAAAACTCGGGCACATGACCAAGGTGCCGACGTGGGCAACGGAAGTGGATGGAAAGGGAGTTTTTTACCTACCACATCATGGTGTCGTGAAGGATAGTGCAACCACTAAACTACGAGTGGTGTTCGATGCATCCGCCAAAACAGGAAACGGTATTTCGTTGAATAATACGCTCATGGTGGGTCCTACAATACAGGAAGATCTTTTTGCTATCATCATTCGTTTTAGACAACACAATGTAGCAATGGTAGCGGACATAGAGAAGATGTACCGACAGGTGGAAATTGTAGAAGAGCAACGTGATTTACAGCGAATTATGTGGCGTTCGGATCCAAACCTGCCTCTAGAAGTCTACACATTAAACACCGTAACATACGGCACAGCTCCAGCTTCATTCATTGCTATATGA